The genomic window CAACCTCGCGGCAGCTTCGGGCAATGAAGATGCTCGCGAGGCCAGGGATGCTCTGGCCAGGCGCCTGACGGAAGAGGAAATACGCCAGGCCCAGCGCCAGAGTCAGGAGTTTTGGAACAAGACCAAGGGATAAACTTCTTCCCCTATTGACACCGAGCCGTTTCCCGATAGTCTCTTCCCTCCCGCTGCATAAACCAATAACCAACCGGGATTTTCTCTATGGCCACTTCCGAAGTCATCCTCACCGAAGCCGTTCCCTCCCTGGGATCCGAAGCAGATATCGTCAAGGTACGTGCCGGCTACGCTCGCAATTTCCTGATCCCCGGAGGCAAAGCCCTCGAGGTCACTCCCGCTTCCCTGCGCAAGGTCAATCACCTGAAGGCCAAACGCGCCGAGCGCGAGGCCCGCGAGATCAACGAGGCTGAGGCCGTTGCTGCTAAAATCAACAAGCTCCGCCTCAATCTGAAACTCGACACCGGTGAGACCGGCAAGGCTTTCGGATCTATCACGGCTGCTGACCTTCTCGAGCGCCTGATGGAAGAGATCAAGGGTCTCGTTCTTCCCAAGCACGCCATCGCGCTGGATCGTCCCCTCAAGGAGAGCGGTGAGCATCAGATCCCGGTGAAGATCCATTCCGAAGTGATTGCCACCCTCCGCATTGAGATCGCGGCCACTCCCAAGGTGGAGAAACCCGCCGATGAGGAAG from Verrucomicrobiota bacterium includes these protein-coding regions:
- the rplI gene encoding 50S ribosomal protein L9; the protein is MATSEVILTEAVPSLGSEADIVKVRAGYARNFLIPGGKALEVTPASLRKVNHLKAKRAEREAREINEAEAVAAKINKLRLNLKLDTGETGKAFGSITAADLLERLMEEIKGLVLPKHAIALDRPLKESGEHQIPVKIHSEVIATLRIEIAATPKVEKPADEEEAGTRRPRR